The genomic stretch TTTTGTAGCATACAAAATAAAAAATGAACGTATGTGGCCATTTAGTATTCCATATAGTTATAATCAATCAACACCTATTAAAATTGCAGAATATGGACAATCTCAAATTGGAAAAATAAAAAATATTTATAGAAAAGGTTTAAAAAACAGATACGGTGATCTAATAAATACTATTTCTGGTATACATTATAATTTCTCATTACCTAAAATATTCTGGAAAAATTGGAAAAAAGATACAAAAAATTTAAATCATATGGATTATGTTTCATGTGGTTATTTAAATTTAATTCGTAATTATTACAGATTTGGTTGGGTGATTTCTTATCTTTTTGGTGCATCACCAGCAATATCAAGATATTTTTTAAAAAATAAAAAACATAAATTTAAAAAGAACAAAGAAAAAATACTATATTTGCCTTGGTCAACTTCATTGCGATTAAGTGATATGGGATATACCAAGACTTCTATTATAGATTTAAACATTTTGTTCAATGATTTAGAATCATACATAAAAAATTTAGATAAAGCGATTCATACCACATCAAAAAAATTCTCTAATATAGGAATGAAAAACGAAAAAGGCGAATTTTTACAATTAAATACAAATATTTTACAAATGGAAAGTGAATTATATACTCCAATAAGACCAAAACGAACAACTAAACCAGGTGAATCGTTTTTGCATGCTCTTAAAAATAAAGGTATTGAATATGTAGAGATACGCTCTTTAGACGTAAATCCATTTTCGCCAATAGGAATTAATAAAGATCAAATACTCATTTTAGATTTATTTCTAATTTGGTGTGCATTAATTGATGCACCTGAAATGAATAAAAGTAATATTTTACTCAATAATAAAAACTGGGAAAATATTATTTTTGAAGGAAGAAAACCAAATCAACAAATTTATATTAATAATCAATATGAAACAAAATTATTAACTGAAATAGGAGAAATAATTTTTCAAGATTTAAAAAAGATTGCTAGGATAATGGATTTTCAATCTGAAAATTTTGAATATCAAGAAGCATGTAAAAAAACTGTGCTTTTCTTTAAAAATACAGAATTAACTTATTCTGCGCAATTACTAAAAATTATAATAAAAGATGGTGCAAAGAAAACTGGATTAGACTTAGCAAATAAATATCATAATCAATTTATCAAAAAATTTCATAAAAATTCACACAAAAACATTTTAGAATGCGAAACTATACGTTCTCACAGTGAACAAAGTAAAATAGAAAATAGTGAAATTTTATCTAAGAAATTTCTCCCATGCTAAAAATTAACATGGGTAATAGTTAAAAATTAACATAACTTTTCATATATAATTGTATAAAAACATTCTATGAAGAAGATATTATTAAATAATTCCTATTGTAATAATTCATTAACTTTATCTATCTTTTCCCATGGAAATTCTTCTCTTCCAAAATGACCATAAACTGCTGTATTAAGATAAATTGGTCGTAGAAGATCAAGCATTGTAATTAATCCATAAGGACGTAAATCAAAAATATTTCGTACTAAATTAATTAAAGATTTATTGCTTATTCTTCCTGTTTTAAAGGTTTCTATCATAATTGAAGTAGGCTCTGCAATTCCAATGGCATATGATAATTGAATTTCACATCGATCAGCTAATCCCGCTGCTACAATATTTTTAGCAACATATCTCGCTGCATACGCTGCCGAACGATCTACTTTTGATGGATCCTTTCCAGAAAAGGCACCTCCTCCATGCCTAGACATGCCTCCATAGGTGTCAACAATAATTTTTCGACCTGTCAAACCACAATCTGCCATAGGACCTCCAAGAACAAATCTACCCGTAGGATTAATAAAAAATTTTGTATTCTTTTTTAACCATTTTTTTGGTAAAACTGGCTTTATAATTTCTTCCATCACAGCTTCTTTTAAAATGTTTTGAGTAACATTTTCTTTGTGCTGAGTAGAAAAAACTACTGTATCGATTCCAATTATATTTCCATTATTATATTTAAATGTGACTTGACTTTTAGCATCTGGTCTAAGCCAAGATAAAATATTTTTTTTCCTTAATTCAGATTGTTTTTTTACTAATAAATGGGCATAAGTAATTGGTGCTGGCATTAAAACTTCTGTTTCATTAGTGGCATAACCAAAAATAATTCCCTGATCTCCTGCTCCCTGTTCTAAAGGATTAAAACGATCTACTCCTTGATTAATGTCAGGTGATTGTTTACCTATAGTGCTAAGTACTGCACAAGAATTTGCATCAAAACCAGTTTCAGAATTAATATAACCAATATTATTAATAGTATTTCTAGTAATTTCTTCAACATCAACCCATGCTGTAGTTGTAATTTCACCTCCAATTAAGACCATTCCTGTTTTAACATAGGTTTCACAGGCAACTCGGGCTTTTAAATCTTGTTTAATGATTTCATCTAATAAAGCATCAGAAATTTGATCTGCAATTTTATCAGGATGTCCTTCTGAAACTGATTCTGATGTAAAGAGATATTCAGTCATTTTATTTAATTTACCTTATTTAAACTTTTAACAAATTAAAAAATATTTTTATATATAATATATGTTAATATTTCTATTTATTTTAACCTTCAATAAAATTAATACTTGATTTAAATATTTATTTAAAATAAAAAAATAATTTACTATTCAGTACATATAACTATTTTAAAGAAATCATAAAAATGATAAAAAATAAAAACATTTGTAATGATATAAAAATATTGCAGTTAAAATCTATAAAAATAAACCTAAAATATATTTTTATAGATATAAAAGAATTAGAATAAAAAAAACCACTGCTTTACTATCATATAACTATAAAATTTGAAGAAATATTAATAAAAAACGAAATAAAATAGAAATATATATTTCTATTTCAAATGTTAGGGAATAAAAAGTACCAGAAAGATATAGGTTAGAAAAATATATTAAAAATAAATTATATCAAAAAATAAAATTTAACCTTCATCATTTATAATCTTCTGTTAAAGAAAAAATAAAGATAAATCTAACTTTTAATATAAATAATTAAAAAATAATATAAAAGAATAAAAAAATTAAAAAACGTAAATAAATTTTAAAAAAGCAAGATCACTTAAAAAAAATAAATATAATTTACTTTTATATGAACAACATATATAAAATCAGATTTTCTATAAGAAAAAAAATTTTTAAGAAATAGAATATCAATTTTCTAGTGACAAAAACGAGAATGGAAAAAAAAGGAATTAATCTTTAAAGAAAAAGATAATTATACTAATAAAAATATAAAATTAATTATTAAAAAAATAAAAAATGAAAAAACGTATTCGACGAATTTATATTGAAGATCATTTAAAAATTAATCAAATAATATTATTATCAAAAAATAATACACACTATGTAAAAAAAGTATTACGAATGAAAGAAAAAGATAAGTTAGAAGTATTTAACAATCAAAAATATGTTTTTATTTCTGAAATAATAGAAATTAAACAAAAAACAATTAAAGTAATTATTTTAAAAAAAGAAATAAGAAATATTGAATCACCACTATCAATACACTTAGGTTTAGTTATATCAAAAAATGAAAAAATGAAATTTTCTATACAAAAATCTGTCGAGCTAGGAGTAAAAAAAATTACACCATTAATTTCAGAATATTGTCATCTTAAAAAAAAATCAAATGATTTTTTAAATAAAAGTAAAAATTGGAAAAACATAAAAATATCTGCATGTCAACAGTGTAATCGAAATATTTTCCCAAAAATTAATCATCCAGAATCTATCTTCTCATGGTGTAAAAAAACATATAAATATGGAACAAAAATAGTTTTTGATCCACACTCTACACTAACAATGAACGTACTACCTAAAAAAATTAATTATATTCGATTATTGATTGGCTGTGAAGGTGGATTTTCACGATTAGAAATAGAAAAAATTATTCAATATAAATTTATTCCAATTAAATTAGGACCAAGAATTTTAAGAACAGAAACTGCTGTAATTGCAGCAATTACTGCTTTACAAATAAAATTTGGTGATTTTAATTAAAATTAGTTAAAAAAATATATTTTTTTTGGTGTTAGTACTATGGGAAGAGCAATATCCCAATATTCTTTGGGTATATAATTTATTATTTGAAAATCATAAGCTAATCCTATAGGAATGATGTTTTTTATTTTCCAGTTTTTTAAAAATTGATCATAAAATCCTCCACCCATACCAAGTCTAATACCTGTCTGATCACATGCGACTAAAGGTACAATTATCAAATCTAAATATGATGATGAAAAAATATTTGGAATATCATAAAATGGTTCTAATATGTTATATTTATTATAATATAGAACAGAATAAGGGGTAAAAGGAACAAAAATTAACTGTCTTAAATAAAAAGAATTTATTACAGGAAGAAATACATTTTTTTTTTGTTTCCACATTTCTAAAATTAGAGGATATGTATTAATTTCACCATCAAAAGGTAAAAAACAACCAATATTTTTAGCATTATAAAAAACATTATAATTAAATGCTATATTCAAAATTTTTTTTGATGCATCATACTTACTCGTTAAATCTATGGAATTACGCAAAATACGCATGTAGGATCGAATATTTTTTCGATATGTAAATGATTTGGTTGATATATTATACATTATTTTAATATTAGTCGTATTTAATAAAAAAAATTAATTTTTTATGACATCAATACCATTTTTAGTTCCAATTAGCAGTACATCTGCAACTCTTGAAGCAAACAAACCAACACTAACTACGCCTGGTAGAGAATTTATTTTTTTTTCTATAGATATTGGATCTTTAATATATAAGTTATATACATCTATAATGATGTTACCATTATCTGTTATAACATTTTTTCTTAATTTTGGTTGTCCTCCTATTTTTAATATTTCTTTTGATATATAAGATAATGATATAGGAATAATTTCAATAGGTAATGGAAAATTTCCTAAAATATTTACTTTTTTCGATTCATCAATAATACAAATAAACTTTTTTGACATAGCAGCAATAATTTTTTCTCTTGTTAAAGCAGCTCCACCACCTTTAATCATTTGCATTTGACGATTTATTTCATCTGCACTATCTACATATACTTCTAGAGAATGAAATTTTTTTAAATTTAATACTTTTATACCACTCTTTTGCAATAATAAAGTAGAAGCATGAGAACTAGATACAGCTCCAGATATTAAATGTTTTACTGTTTTTAAAGCTTGAATAAAATAAAAAACAGTACTTCCTGTTCCAATCCCAATAACCGTTCCAGGACAAATATAGTCCAATGCAGCCCAAGCTGCTTTTTTTTTTAATTTGTCTAATTTCATAATATAAAAAACCTATTTTATTTTAAATAAATATTCTAAAATAGAAAAATAATAGATTTTTAACATAATCAATCTAATAATATCTTTATAAAGATATATAATATAGTATTTTCATACATCAAAAAATAATTTTTATGTATTTATAAAAAAAATATTTTTTTATTAAGATAAGAAAAGAGACGTTTTTAGGATGGCTGGGGTACCTGGATTCGAACCAGGGATGCCGGTATCAAAAACCGGTGCCTTAACCACTTGGCTATACCCCATTATCATTATAGATTTTAAAAAATGTACTGTATACGGGAGGCGAGATTTGAACTCGCACACCTTACGGCGCCAGAACCTAAATCTGGTGCGTCTACCAATTTCGCCACTCCCGCACTAGAAATTGGCTACGACGGGAATTGAACCCATGACCCCAGCGTTATGAGTGCTGTGCTCTAACCAACTGAGCTACGTAGCCTGAAAAATAAAATGTTTTTAAAATCAATTAGTTTTTATTTTATAATATAAAAAGTAAATAATCAACAATATTATTAATGTAAAAAAATGATTTTTTTAAAATTTTTAAAAAATAGAAAAATAAAATTAAATATGAAAAAAATGAATAATGAAAACAAACAAAATAACAACAACTTTATTAGTAAAATTATTAATGAAGACTTTCAAAAAAATAAAAATTTATTATTACATACTCGTTTTCCTCCTGAACCTAATGGGTATTTACATATTGGACATGCCAAATCAATATGTTTAAATTTTGAAATTGCAAATTTATATAATGGATACTGTAATCTTAGATTTGATGATACAAATCCTAATAAAGAAAATAAAAAATATATTAATTCTATTAAAAATGATATTAGATGGTTAGGATACAAATGGTATAAAAGAGCCTTTTATTCTTCTGAATATTTTTCAATACTATATAAATATGCAAAAGAATTAATTAAAAAAGATTTAGCATATGTCGATCAACTAACAAAAGAGCAAATACGTGAATATAGAGGAACATTAAAAAATGTAGGAAAAAATAGTCCTTATAGAAACCGTAGTATTGAAGATAATTTAAAATTATTTAAAAAAATGAAAAATGGATTTTTTAAAGAAGGAGAAGCTTGTTTACGCGCTAAAATCAATATGAGTTCTCCATCTATTATTATGCGTGACCCCGTATTATATAGAATTATTTTTACTAAACACCATCAAACTAAAAATCAATGGTGTATATATCCTATGTATGATTTTGCTCATTGCTTGTCTGATTCTATTGAAGGTATTACTCATTCTTTTTGTACATTAGAATTTCAAGATAATAAAAATTTATATAATTGGATTCTAAAAAATACTAATGTTAAACATTATTCACAACAATATGAATTTTCTAGATTAAATTTAGAATATTCTATCTTATCTAAAAGAAAAATTAGCATATTAATTAATAAAAATATAATTAATGAGTGGGACGATCCAAGAATATTGACTATTGCTGGACTAAGAAGAAAAGGTTATACAGCATCTTCTATTCGTCAATTCTGCCATAAAATTGGTATAACTAAACAAAACAATTTAGTAGAGTTTTCTATGTTAGAATATTGTATTAGAAATGAACTTAATCAAACAGCAACCCGAACTATGGCTGTCTTGGAACCTATTAAAGTATATTTATACAATATAGATGATGATTATGAAAAAAAAATAACTGTACCTAATCATCCAAATAATCCAAATTTAGGAAATCATGAAATTATTTTTACTAATACTATATATATTGAACGAAAAGATTTTCAAGAAAAATATGATAAAAAATATAAAAGATTAAAAATTGGAACCGAAGTTCGTTTACGCCATGCATATATCATAAAAGCAGAAAAAATAGAAAAAGATAAAAATGGCAATATTGTAACCATTATATGCTTTTGTGATACTACTAGCTTAGGAAAAAAACCAATCAATAAAAAAAATCCTGCCGTAATACACTGGATTGCAAAAAAAAATACCCTTCCAGCTAAATTTAATTTGTATAATCATCTATTTACAATAAAAAACCCTGAACAAAAAGAAAATTTTTTATCGTTTTTAAATCCTGATTCATTGATAATAAAAAATGGTTTTATTGAAAAAAAAATAGGGAAAAAAATTATAAAAAAAATAAATAGTAATAACTATGAAAATTTATTTTTTCAATTTGAAAGAATTGGTTATTTTTGTTTAGATCAATTAAGTTCAAAAACTACATTAGTTTTTAATAGAACTGTTAGTTTAAGAGATTCATGGAAAGTAAAAATGAAAAATTAAAATAATTTTTTATATTTTTTAAAACTACTAAAATTATTGCCTTATTAAAATAATTAAATTAAAGATTAAAATCTTTAAATTATCTATTCATTTTAACTAATATTTTTATATTTAGCATGACTAAAAATTATATTTTTATAACTGGCGGAGTAGTATCATCTTTAGGAAAGGGAATAGCAGCTGCTTCATTAGGAGCTATATTAGAAGCACGCAGTTTAAAAGTAACCATTATGAAGTTAGACCCATATATTAACGTAGATCCCGGAACCATGAGTCCTATTCAACATGGCGAAGTATTTGTTACTGAAGATGGTGCTGAAACAGACTTAGACTTAGGACACTATGAACGATTTATTCGTACTAAAATGACGTGTTTAAACAATTTTACTACTGGAGGAATTTATTCTGAAGTTTTAAAAAAAGAAAGAAGAGGAGATTATTTGGGTTCAACTATTCAAGTTATACCTCATATTACTAATGCGATTAAAAATAGAATCATTTTATGTTCTAAAACTAGCGATATTATTCTCGTAGAAATAGGTGGAACAGTTGGAGATATTGAATCTTTACCATTTTTAGAAGCTATTCGTCAATTAGCAGCTGATGTTGGACGAAAAAACGTAATATATATACACTTAACACTTGTACCATATATAAAAACAGCTGGAGAAATTAAAACTAAACCTACTCAACATTCAGTAAAAGAATTATTATCAATTGGAATACAACCAGATATTTTAATTTGTCGCTCTCAAAAAACAGTACCAAAAAACGAAAGAGAAAAAATTGCATTATTTTGTAATGTACCAGTAAATGCTGTAATTTCTTTGAAAGATGTCAAATCAATATATAAAATACCGAAAGTATTAAAAGATCAAAAATTAGATAATTATATTTGCCAATATTTTGGATTAAACGTCCCAGAAGCTAATTTAAAAGAATGGGAAAAAGTAATTTACGAAGAAAAACATTCTGTTAAAAAAATTATTATTGGTATAATCGGAAAATATATTAAATTACCTGATGCATATAAGTCCGTAATAGAAGCACTTAAACATGCAGGTTTGAAAAATAAAATTAAAGTTCAAATAGAATTAATTAATTCTCAAGAAATCAATAAGAAAAATTTAAAATTATTAAAAAATCTAAACGGTATTCTAGTACCTGGAGGATTTGGAGATCGTGGTGTAAAAGGAAAATTATTATCTGTTCAGTATGCACGCGAAAATAAAATTCCATATTTTGGAATATGCTTAGGTATGCAAATAGCAATTATAGAGTTCTCACGAAATGTTATGGGTATTAAAGAAGCTAATTCTACAGAGTTTGACTCAAAATGTAAATTTCCTATTATTGACTTAATTAAAACAAAAATAAATAATATAAAAAAAAATATAAACAATCAAAAAAATAATAATTCTAATTTGGGAGGTACTATGAGATTAGGTAGTCAACCTTGCAAATTAATTTTAAATAGTTTATCTCAAAAAGTATATAATAAGAATGTTATTATAGAAAGACATAGACATCGTTATGAAGTAAACAGTACTTTAGTAAAAAAAATAGAGAAATCAGGATTGAAAATTGCAGGGCGTTCTAAAAAAAACAATGTAGTTGAAATTATAGAAATTTCTAATCATCCTTGGTTTGTTGGTTGCCAATTTCATCCCGAATTTACTTCTACTCCGCGTGATGGACATCCATTATTTATAGATTTTATCAAATCAGCAGAAAAAAACAAAAAAAATAAATTTATTATATAATATACTACTCAAATAAGGCAAAAAATGTCTAAAATATTAAACATCACTGGTCGAGAAATAATTGATTCTAGGGGTAATCCTACTATAGAATGCGAAGTATGTCTTGAAGGCGGTTTTGTCGGTATAGCTTCAGCACCATCTGGTGCTTCAACAGGTTCTTTTGAAGCGTTAGAGTTAAGAGATAATGACAAAAATCGATTTATGGGAAAAGGTGTTCAAAAATCAGTTGAAATAATAAATAAGAATATTTTTCATGCTTTAAAAAATAAAAATGCACAAGATCAAATTAATATTGATCAAACTATGATTGATTTAGATGGTACAAAAAATAAATCTAACTTAGGTGCTAATTCAATTTTATCTGTATCTTTAGCAGTTGCAAAAGCAGTTGCATCCTCTAAGAACATACCTTTTTATCAATATATTTCTGAAATTAATAATACTCCAGGAATATTTTCAATGCCTCTTCCCATGATTAATATAATTAACGGGGGGAAACATGCTAATAATAATATTGATCTTCAAGAATTTATGATACAACCTATTGGTGCGCAATCAATAAAACAAGCGATACGCATGGGAGCAGAAATATTTCACGAGTTAGGTAATTTACTTAAGGATAAAGGTATAAGTACTACAGTAGGAGATGAAGGAGGATATGCGCCAAATTTTAAATCAAATGAAGAAGCATTAGATATAATTCAAGACGCAATACACAAAACTAAATATATATTAGGCAAAGATATAACATTATCTATAGATTGTGCGGCATCTGAATTATATGATAAAAATAGTAAAGTATATCAATTTCTCGGAGAAGATATGCAACTTAGTTCGCAAGAACTCACACATTATTTAGAAAATCTATGCAATAAATACCCTATTATTTCTATAGAAGATGGACAAGATGAATCAGATTGGGAAGGTTTTTTATATCAAACAAAAAAACTAGGGGACAAGATACAATTAGTAGGGGATGATTTATTTGTTACTAATAAAAATATTTTAAAAAAAGGAATAAAAAAAGGAATCGCAAATGCAATTTTAATAAAATTAAATCAAATTGGAACCTTAAGTGAAACAATAGAAACTATTAAAGTTGCAAAAAAATTTAACTATAGCGTTATTATTTCTCATCGATCAGGTGAAACAGAAGACACATCAATAGCTGATTTATCAGTAGGAACAGCATCAGGTCAAATTAAAACTGGATCAATGAGTCGATCTGATAGAACTGCTAAATATAATCAATTAATTAGAATTGAAGAAAAATTAGGGAAAAAATATGCTCCATTCTATGGATTAAGGGAAGTTCATTCATCTTTTATAAGATAAAAAGGTAATTTTAATGAGAATCAGGTATTCTAAAATATATACCAGTTTCTCATTAAAATAAAACTATTAAAATTTTATGAGTATAATCATGTATTACTATCCGATTAATGAAATCTTTCAAACAATACAAGGTGAAGGTTATTACTCTGGAACACCATCAATTTTTATTCGATTACAGGGGTGTCCAGTACATTGTAAATGGTGCGATACAAAATATACATGGACATGTAATAATAAAGACAAAATTTCTAATAAAGAAATGATAACGAAAAAAAAGAAAGACAAAAAATGGAGTTACATGAATCTTAAAGAGATTTTGTTATTATTAAAAACCAAAAAATGGACCGCTAGACATATTGTAATTACTGGTGGCGAACCCTGTTTATATAATCTTCTCGAAATTACAACAGAACTAGAAAAAAAAGGATATAGATGTCAAATAGAAACTAGTGGAACGAAATTAATCATATGTTCTATAAAAACTTGGATTACACTCTCACCAAAAAAACATCAAAAAACATTAGATACTTCGATTTTACGTTCTAATGAGATAAAATATCCTATTTTAAAAGAAGAAGATTTACTGTATTTAGAAAATATTTTAAAAAAAATAGAAAACAAAAAAAAACATCATATTTTCTTACAACCTATTAGCCAAAATAAGAACGCAATCAAAATTTGTATTAAACAATGTATAATAAAAAATTGGCGATTATCAATACAAATACATAAATATATTAAAATTCAGTAAACTTCTTTATTAAAATTGAACATAATTCTAAACACCTTGATAAATACATCCTGATGTGCACGTTTCTTTAATTATAACAGCATTTAAAATAGATAAACTTGGCTTTAAACGGTTCCAAATCCATTGAGCTATTATTTCGCTTGTTGGATTTTCTAAACCTGGTATATCATTTAAAAAATTATGATCTAACTGATTATATATAGGTTTAAAAGCTGATTTAATATCGGCATAATCTATTATCCAACCACTTTTTTTTTGAATATTACCTGCGATTTTTAAACGAACTAAAAAAGAATGACCATGTAATCGTGAACATTTATGTCCTTTATCAACATATGGTAGATAATGTGCTGCTTCAAATTGAAAATCTTTAAATATGATAGTTTTCACAAATTTCTCAATATAATATTAAAGTAAAAAATATGATTTTTTTATTATTTAGTGTTAGGCAGAATAACTTGTGGATTAATAGGTTCTCCTTTATAACGTATTTGAAAATATAATTTAAAAGATCTATTGTTTAATGAGCCCATAGTAGCAATTTTCTGTTTTTTATATACTTTATCTTTTTCATTAACTAAAATAGATTCGTTACATCCATATATACTTAAATAATTATTTTTATGTTGAATAATAATCAAACGACCATAATGTTTAAAAGAACTATCAATAAAAACAACTTCGCCGGAAGCTACGGCATAA from Buchnera aphidicola (Hyalopterus amygdali) encodes the following:
- the queE gene encoding 7-carboxy-7-deazaguanine synthase QueE, which produces MYYYPINEIFQTIQGEGYYSGTPSIFIRLQGCPVHCKWCDTKYTWTCNNKDKISNKEMITKKKKDKKWSYMNLKEILLLLKTKKWTARHIVITGGEPCLYNLLEITTELEKKGYRCQIETSGTKLIICSIKTWITLSPKKHQKTLDTSILRSNEIKYPILKEEDLLYLENILKKIENKKKHHIFLQPISQNKNAIKICIKQCIIKNWRLSIQIHKYIKIQ
- the queD gene encoding 6-carboxytetrahydropterin synthase QueD, with translation MKTIIFKDFQFEAAHYLPYVDKGHKCSRLHGHSFLVRLKIAGNIQKKSGWIIDYADIKSAFKPIYNQLDHNFLNDIPGLENPTSEIIAQWIWNRLKPSLSILNAVIIKETCTSGCIYQGV